In Rutidosis leptorrhynchoides isolate AG116_Rl617_1_P2 chromosome 2, CSIRO_AGI_Rlap_v1, whole genome shotgun sequence, one genomic interval encodes:
- the LOC139887968 gene encoding uncharacterized protein, translated as MVSKAWRIIPRPVIETILNNHALRHRVHQPLILHGPRGVGKTTLILERHLENWNKGAHVTGYVDFAESIKDNHPRHGHSFPWCSWSNCEPPALPTLRMQLEECLESMVEKGLELGTISSHQIFRTLGKWHNLDTSLKRIVGENDKVNARLAKRALSKKGYLVDLWDKAVRTLSVRLNAQESVKVGLDHKEGLVALKLAKEVIMVQQGFRANAVKHLNETGGFSRSLANSATDWPLLLIELLSGAAQADYFQPKLVLNNIDALKNAVLVDDLSVSASMYHDSLIWRLIALGANEMCLPVILVTSDSYYSYAAYMDFGFPDIFISRETFGWTPPQAKVHMVPDYFSQSEWDLIIEVLGPNARHLFEIYALKQSNYYQALMDDKESTFEDVIDAYLAYLQVRVKPYSLS; from the exons ATGGTGAGCAAAGCTTGGCGTATTATACCACGCCCAGTTATCGAAACCATCCTTAACAACCATGCTCTCCGCCACCGTGTCCACCAACCTCTCATCCTCCATGGTCCACGTGGCGTCGGCAAAACCACACTCATCCTAGAAC GGCATTTGGAGAACTGGAACAAAGGAGCTCATGTTACAGGTTATGTTGATTTTGCGGAGTCAATTAAAGATAATCACCCACGCCATGGCCATTCGTTTCCGTGGTGTTCGTGGTCGAATTGTGAACCACCGGCTTTACCCACACTTCGAATGCAGCTTGAGGAGTGTTTAGAATCCATGGTTGAAAAAGGTCTGGAATTAGGAACTATTAGTTCTCACCAGATCTTTAGAACGCTGGGGAAATGGCATAATTTGGATACTAGTTTGAAACGTATAGTTGGTGAAAATGATAAGGTGAATGCGAGGTTGGCTAAACGTGCCTTGTCGAAAAAGGGGTATCTGGTGGATTTGTGGGATAAGGCGGTACGCACGCTAAGTGTTCGATTAAATGCTCAAGAGAGTGTTAAAGTGGGGTTGGATCATAAGGAAGGATTAGTTGCTTTGAAATTGGCCAAAGAGGTGATTATGGTTCAGCAAGGGTTTAGGGCTAATGCTGTTAAACATTTGAATGAGACTGGAGGGTTTTCAAGAAGTTTGGCTAATTCAGCTACTGACTGGCCTCTTCTGTTGATAGAGTTGTTGTCTGGAGCTGCTCAAGCTGATTACTTTCAG CCAAAGTTGGTATTAAACAATATTGATGCCCTGAAAAATGCTGTGTTGGTGGATGATTTATCAGTCTCTGCATCTATGTATCATGACAGTTTGATATGGAGATTGATAGCTTTAGGTGCAAATGAGATGTGTTTGCCTGTTATTCTTGTAACATCTGACAG CTATTATTCATATGCAGCTTATATGGATTTTGGATTTCCCGACATTTTCATTTCCCGTGAG ACATTTGGATGGACCCCACCACAAGCAAAAGTACATATGGTTCCAGATTATTTTAGCCAGTCAGAG TGGGATTTGATTATTGAGGTCCTTGGTCCCAATGCACGGCATCTTTTCGAGATATATGCACTTAAACAGAGCAATTATTACCAAGC GCTCATGGATGATAAAGAAAGTACATTCGAGGACGTCATAGATGCCTATCTGGCATATTTGCAAGTAAGAGTCAAACCTTATTCGTTAAGTTAA